In the Bradyrhizobium guangzhouense genome, one interval contains:
- a CDS encoding CTP synthase produces the protein MARYIFITGGVVSSLGKGLASAALGALLQARGYKVRLRKLDPYLNLDPGTMSPYQHGEVFVTDDGAETDLDLGHYERFTGRPATKADNITTGRIYQDIISKERRGDYLGATIQVVPHVTNAIKEFVLSGNDDYDFVLVEIGGTVGDIEGLPFFEAIRQLKNELPRDHAVYIHLTLLPYIPSAGELKTKPTQHSVKELRSIGIQPDILLCRTDREIPKEERRKLGLFCNVRESAVIEARDVDNIYAVPEAYHNAGLDDEVLAAFGIGSRIPPVLQSWQKINERVRNPEGNVTIAIVGKYTGMKDAYKSLIEALSHGGIANKVKVNLDWIESEIFEKEDPAPFLEHVNGILVPGGFGQRGAEGKIKAAQFARERDVPYFGICFGMQMAVIEAARNLVGIEDANSTEFGPTREPLVGLMTEWLRGNELEKRSKAGDLGGTMRLGAYPAALSRGSRVSQVYGGATEISERHRHRYEVNTAYKDRLEQHGLKFSGLSPDGVLPEIVEYEDHPWFIGVQFHPELKSRPFEPHPLFASFIEAAAKQSRLV, from the coding sequence ATGGCGCGGTACATATTCATCACCGGCGGCGTGGTTTCTTCGCTCGGCAAGGGTCTGGCTTCAGCGGCACTCGGTGCCCTGCTGCAGGCCCGGGGCTACAAGGTCCGCCTCCGCAAGCTCGATCCCTATCTCAACCTCGATCCCGGAACGATGTCGCCGTATCAGCACGGCGAAGTGTTCGTGACCGATGACGGCGCGGAGACCGATCTCGATCTCGGTCATTACGAGCGCTTCACCGGACGGCCTGCGACCAAGGCCGACAACATCACGACGGGACGCATCTACCAGGACATCATCTCGAAGGAGCGCCGCGGCGATTATCTCGGCGCGACCATTCAGGTGGTGCCGCACGTCACGAACGCCATCAAGGAGTTCGTGCTGTCAGGCAACGACGATTACGACTTCGTGCTGGTCGAGATCGGCGGCACCGTCGGCGACATCGAGGGACTGCCGTTCTTCGAGGCGATCCGCCAGCTCAAGAACGAGCTGCCGCGCGATCACGCCGTCTACATCCATCTGACGCTGCTGCCCTACATCCCGAGCGCCGGCGAACTGAAGACCAAGCCGACGCAGCATTCGGTGAAGGAGCTGCGCTCGATCGGCATTCAGCCGGACATCCTGCTGTGCCGTACCGATCGCGAGATCCCGAAGGAGGAGCGGCGCAAGCTCGGCCTGTTCTGCAACGTGCGCGAAAGCGCCGTGATCGAGGCGCGCGACGTCGACAACATCTACGCGGTGCCCGAGGCCTATCACAATGCCGGCCTCGACGACGAAGTGCTCGCTGCCTTCGGCATCGGCTCGCGGATTCCGCCGGTGCTGCAGAGCTGGCAGAAGATCAACGAGCGCGTCCGCAACCCCGAGGGTAACGTCACCATCGCCATCGTCGGCAAGTACACCGGCATGAAGGATGCGTACAAGTCGCTGATCGAGGCGCTCTCGCATGGCGGCATCGCCAACAAGGTGAAGGTCAATCTCGACTGGATCGAGAGCGAGATCTTCGAGAAGGAAGATCCGGCGCCGTTCCTCGAGCACGTCAACGGCATCCTGGTGCCCGGCGGCTTCGGCCAGCGCGGCGCCGAAGGCAAGATCAAGGCGGCGCAGTTCGCGCGCGAGCGCGACGTGCCGTATTTCGGTATCTGCTTCGGCATGCAGATGGCCGTGATCGAGGCTGCACGAAACCTCGTCGGCATCGAGGATGCCAACTCCACCGAGTTCGGTCCGACCAGGGAGCCGCTGGTCGGCCTGATGACGGAATGGCTGCGCGGCAACGAGCTCGAGAAGCGCTCGAAGGCGGGCGATCTCGGCGGCACGATGCGCCTGGGCGCCTATCCCGCCGCGCTGAGCCGCGGCAGCCGCGTCTCGCAGGTCTATGGCGGCGCGACCGAGATTTCCGAACGCCACCGCCATCGCTACGAGGTCAACACCGCCTACAAGGATCGCCTCGAGCAGCACGGCCTGAAATTCTCCGGCCTCTCGCCCGATGGCGTGCTGCCCGAGATCGTCGAGTATGAGGACCACCCCTGGTTCATCGGCGTCCAGTTCCACCCCGAGCTCAAGTCCCGGCCGTTCGAGCCGCACCCGCTGTTCGCCTCGTTCATCGAGGCGGCGGCGAAGCAGAGCCGGCTGGTTTAA
- the secG gene encoding preprotein translocase subunit SecG — protein sequence MQTVVIVIHLMIVAVMIGAVLLQKSEGGGLGMGGGAGFMSSRGTANLLSRTTAVLAAGFFLTSLFLSWYAGYNRAPTSIIGQPASQTQPGGANPITAPTSGGILDTLKKADEQQQQAPAAPSGPQVPRSQ from the coding sequence ATGCAGACCGTTGTCATCGTCATCCACCTCATGATCGTCGCCGTCATGATCGGCGCCGTGCTGCTCCAGAAGTCGGAAGGCGGCGGCCTCGGCATGGGCGGCGGCGCAGGCTTCATGTCGAGCCGCGGCACTGCGAATCTCTTGTCGCGAACCACAGCGGTCCTCGCGGCGGGCTTCTTCCTCACCAGCCTGTTCCTGTCCTGGTATGCCGGTTACAACCGCGCGCCGACCTCGATCATCGGCCAGCCCGCGTCGCAGACCCAGCCGGGCGGCGCCAACCCGATCACCGCGCCGACGTCGGGCGGTATTCTGGACACGCTGAAGAAGGCGGACGAGCAGCAGCAGCAGGCTCCGGCGGCACCGAGCGGCCCGCAGGTGCCTCGCTCGCAATAA
- the tpiA gene encoding triose-phosphate isomerase, with amino-acid sequence MTEANRPLIAGNWKMNGLKAQAAEFDAMLNGAAEVSGKADLLVCPPATLIAAFAEKARGKTVAVGAQDCHPKASGAHTGDIAAEMLADAGASAIIVGHSERRADHGEGDALVRQKAEAAWRAGLVAIVCIGETQAQRDAGRTLDIVRGQLDGSLADGSTAANLVVAYEPVWAIGTGLTPTAKDVEQIHGFIREFLTSRFRDEGAKMRILYGGSVKPSNAAELMAVKNVNGALVGGASLKAADFLAIAQGCPN; translated from the coding sequence ATGACCGAAGCCAACCGCCCTTTGATCGCCGGCAACTGGAAAATGAACGGCCTGAAAGCCCAGGCCGCCGAATTCGACGCCATGCTCAATGGCGCTGCAGAGGTATCAGGCAAGGCCGATCTGCTGGTCTGCCCGCCGGCGACCCTGATCGCGGCCTTTGCCGAGAAGGCGCGCGGCAAGACCGTCGCCGTCGGGGCCCAGGACTGCCATCCCAAGGCCTCGGGCGCCCATACCGGCGATATTGCGGCCGAAATGCTGGCTGACGCGGGCGCGAGCGCCATCATCGTCGGCCACTCCGAGCGTCGCGCCGACCATGGCGAGGGCGATGCCCTTGTCAGGCAGAAGGCGGAAGCCGCCTGGCGAGCGGGTTTGGTCGCGATCGTCTGCATTGGCGAGACGCAAGCCCAGCGCGACGCCGGCCGGACCCTGGATATCGTCCGCGGCCAGCTCGACGGCTCGCTGGCTGATGGCTCCACGGCCGCCAATCTGGTCGTGGCCTACGAGCCGGTCTGGGCGATTGGCACGGGCCTCACCCCCACGGCCAAGGATGTGGAGCAAATTCATGGCTTTATCCGGGAATTCCTGACCTCCAGGTTTAGGGACGAGGGGGCGAAGATGCGGATCCTTTACGGCGGCTCGGTCAAGCCGTCGAACGCAGCCGAGCTGATGGCGGTGAAAAACGTCAATGGCGCGCTGGTCGGCGGCGCCAGCCTGAAAGCGGCCGATTTCCTTGCGATTGCGCAAGGCTGTCCTAATTAG
- a CDS encoding SurA N-terminal domain-containing protein, which yields MLRGMRKASSNWVGKTIMAVVMGVLIISFGIWGIADIFRGFGQSTLAKVGHTEISLNEFRQIYTDRLQQIGRQFGRPLTPDQARAFGLDRQVLQQTIAEAALDENARQLGLGQSDEQIRQLIMNDPNFKGVDGKFDANRFQGLIRNFGYTEQRYVAEQRKVALRRQITGTIGAGLEPPKTMLDAATRFQNEQRSIEFVRLNTAQAGTIDPPSPEALAAYFEDHKVQFRAPEFRKIVFAVISPEDIAKWSDVSDDDAKKLFDQRKSQLSTPEKRQIKQIVFPNVTEAQAARERLVGGMSFEDLGKERGLTASDVDLGLVAKSSLEPAVGNAAFALPVGEISQPIQGPIGVSIVKVDKIEPGAEADYAKFAADVKRQIAAERARTKVGELRDKMEDERGAGTSVADAAQKLGITAVTIDAVDRSGRAPNGQTVANIPQGLDVVSQAFNSDVGVDNDPISFKGGYVWYDVLAITPSRDRNLDEVHDQVEARWRQDQIATKLKAKATDMVQKLEQGGKLADEAAAISAKVETATSFKRDDSPAGVPANIVAAAFRTAKDGVGQAPVTGGTEVIVFRVTDIVDPAVDTTSDAFKKLKESVGKSLTDEHVASYVNKLETDIGTTINQAAFAQVTGANQ from the coding sequence ATGCTTCGAGGAATGCGCAAGGCCTCATCAAACTGGGTCGGCAAGACCATCATGGCCGTCGTGATGGGCGTGTTGATCATCAGCTTCGGCATTTGGGGCATCGCCGACATCTTCCGGGGCTTTGGGCAGTCCACCCTGGCCAAGGTCGGCCACACCGAGATTTCGCTGAATGAGTTCCGCCAGATCTACACCGACCGCCTGCAGCAGATCGGCCGCCAGTTCGGCCGGCCTCTGACGCCCGACCAGGCGCGCGCGTTCGGCCTTGACCGCCAGGTGCTCCAGCAGACGATTGCGGAAGCGGCCCTCGACGAGAACGCGCGCCAGCTCGGGCTCGGCCAGTCCGATGAGCAGATCCGCCAGCTCATCATGAACGACCCGAACTTCAAGGGCGTTGACGGCAAGTTCGATGCCAACCGCTTCCAGGGGCTGATCCGTAATTTCGGCTACACCGAGCAGCGTTACGTGGCCGAACAGCGCAAGGTGGCGCTGCGCCGGCAGATCACCGGCACGATCGGCGCCGGCCTCGAACCGCCAAAGACCATGCTCGACGCGGCGACGCGCTTCCAGAACGAACAGCGCTCGATCGAGTTCGTCCGGCTCAACACGGCGCAGGCGGGCACCATCGATCCCCCCTCGCCCGAGGCACTCGCCGCCTATTTCGAGGATCACAAGGTCCAGTTCCGCGCACCCGAGTTCCGCAAGATCGTCTTCGCGGTGATCTCGCCGGAAGACATCGCCAAGTGGAGCGACGTTTCCGATGACGATGCGAAGAAGCTGTTCGACCAGCGCAAGAGCCAGCTCTCCACCCCGGAGAAGCGCCAGATCAAGCAGATCGTGTTTCCGAACGTCACAGAGGCGCAGGCCGCGCGCGAACGTCTGGTCGGCGGGATGTCTTTTGAAGATCTCGGCAAAGAGCGCGGCCTGACGGCCTCCGACGTCGATCTCGGGCTGGTGGCGAAATCCTCGCTCGAACCCGCGGTCGGCAATGCCGCTTTCGCCCTTCCCGTTGGTGAAATCAGCCAGCCGATCCAGGGCCCGATTGGCGTCTCGATCGTCAAGGTCGACAAGATCGAGCCCGGCGCCGAGGCCGACTACGCCAAGTTTGCCGCCGACGTGAAGCGCCAGATCGCGGCCGAGCGCGCGCGCACCAAGGTCGGCGAGCTCCGTGACAAAATGGAGGACGAACGTGGTGCCGGCACCAGCGTCGCCGATGCCGCACAGAAGCTCGGGATCACTGCCGTGACCATCGACGCCGTCGACCGTTCCGGCCGCGCGCCGAACGGGCAGACCGTCGCCAACATTCCGCAGGGCCTCGATGTGGTGTCGCAGGCCTTCAACAGCGATGTCGGTGTCGACAACGACCCGATCTCTTTCAAGGGCGGCTATGTCTGGTACGACGTGCTCGCCATCACGCCGTCCCGCGACCGCAATCTCGACGAGGTCCACGACCAGGTCGAGGCCCGCTGGCGCCAGGACCAGATCGCCACCAAGCTGAAGGCGAAGGCGACCGACATGGTGCAGAAGCTCGAACAGGGCGGCAAGCTCGCTGACGAGGCCGCCGCGATCAGCGCCAAGGTCGAGACCGCCACCAGCTTCAAGCGCGACGACTCCCCGGCCGGCGTGCCCGCCAACATCGTTGCAGCCGCCTTCCGCACCGCCAAGGACGGCGTCGGGCAGGCGCCCGTGACCGGCGGCACGGAAGTCATTGTCTTCCGCGTCACCGACATCGTCGATCCCGCGGTCGACACCACCTCCGACGCCTTCAAGAAGCTGAAGGAGAGCGTCGGCAAGTCGCTGACCGACGAGCACGTCGCCTCCTACGTCAACAAGCTTGAAACCGACATCGGGACCACCATTAATCAGGCCGCCTTCGCGCAAGTGACCGGCGCGAACCAGTGA
- the kdsA gene encoding 3-deoxy-8-phosphooctulonate synthase: protein MSTSQSAAPVVTVGSVQFGNDLPISIIAGPCQLESREHALEVASALKEIATRLEIGLVYKTSFDKANRTSASAARGLGLAQSLPIFAEIRSTLGLPVLTDVHDAAQCAEVAQAVDVLQIPAFLCRQTDLLLAAAATGKVVNVKKGQFLAPWDMANVVAKITSAGNPNVLVTERGASFGYNTLVSDMRSLPIMARTTGAPVIFDATHSVQQPGGKGASSGGEREFVPVLARAAVAVGVAGVFIETHPDPDSAPSDGPNMVPLREFEGLIARLMAFDAIAKDHAH, encoded by the coding sequence TTGAGCACCAGTCAATCTGCAGCACCGGTCGTCACCGTCGGGTCGGTCCAATTCGGCAATGATCTGCCGATCTCGATCATTGCCGGGCCGTGCCAGCTCGAAAGCCGTGAGCATGCGCTGGAGGTCGCCTCCGCGCTCAAGGAGATCGCTACGCGGCTCGAGATCGGGCTCGTCTACAAGACCTCCTTCGACAAGGCGAACCGTACCAGCGCCTCGGCCGCGCGCGGCCTTGGCCTCGCGCAATCGCTGCCGATCTTCGCCGAGATCCGGTCCACGCTCGGCCTGCCCGTGCTGACCGATGTGCACGATGCCGCGCAATGCGCCGAGGTGGCGCAAGCCGTCGACGTCTTGCAGATCCCGGCCTTCCTGTGCCGGCAGACCGATCTGCTGCTGGCCGCAGCCGCAACCGGCAAGGTCGTCAACGTCAAGAAGGGCCAGTTCCTCGCGCCCTGGGACATGGCGAACGTCGTCGCCAAGATCACCAGCGCAGGTAATCCCAACGTGCTCGTCACCGAGCGCGGCGCGTCCTTCGGCTACAACACGCTGGTGTCTGACATGCGTTCGCTGCCGATCATGGCGCGCACGACCGGTGCGCCGGTGATCTTCGACGCCACGCATTCGGTGCAGCAGCCGGGCGGGAAGGGCGCTTCCTCGGGCGGTGAGCGCGAGTTCGTGCCGGTGCTGGCGCGCGCGGCCGTCGCGGTCGGTGTCGCCGGGGTGTTCATCGAGACGCATCCCGATCCGGACAGCGCGCCCTCGGACGGGCCCAACATGGTGCCGCTGCGCGAGTTCGAAGGGCTCATCGCCAGGCTGATGGCGTTTGATGCGATCGCCAAGGATCACGCGCACTGA
- a CDS encoding NIPSNAP family protein, translated as MIYEMRQYRCVPGRLPALLKRFDTITLKIWEKHGIRQAGFFTTLIGVSNQELTYFLAWESLAEREKKWGAFAADPEWLEARAKTEADGQIVDNIVSQILAPTAFSSVK; from the coding sequence ATGATCTACGAAATGCGCCAGTATCGCTGCGTGCCGGGTCGCCTGCCGGCGCTGCTGAAGCGCTTTGACACGATCACGCTGAAAATCTGGGAAAAGCATGGCATCCGCCAGGCCGGGTTCTTCACCACGCTGATCGGTGTGTCCAACCAGGAGCTGACTTATTTCCTGGCCTGGGAGTCGCTCGCAGAACGCGAGAAGAAATGGGGTGCGTTTGCGGCCGATCCGGAATGGCTGGAAGCGCGTGCCAAGACGGAGGCCGACGGCCAGATCGTCGACAACATTGTCAGCCAGATTCTGGCTCCGACGGCGTTCTCGTCGGTCAAATAG